In the Cydia splendana chromosome 2, ilCydSple1.2, whole genome shotgun sequence genome, one interval contains:
- the LOC134801251 gene encoding uncharacterized protein LOC134801251, with protein sequence MVVTRSVKAGKDGNEGKTIAESEAGTSTVPSTPLVDPTTAPQAPSQSRPVSMSSRSSSTVVARRLAAEAQHARRLVELETQQIRRRREREAAEAAELDARRLADLERVTADLELKAEIAAIDADASRHSSRSSHINIDQWLNKSEAAFNHEETLTNNDFFRDLEAKAPRAHVASPVRTVTVRRDCGAAITAAPIERRDCGVAMSAVIPERRDYGAAMTAAHPERPESGEVPQLVKSLGVLVDSVNKGIGHAINRVPLPRFDGRLHLDWLSLKKAFENTQGSYTAANNLSRLNTALTGAAREAVAALLVSARDPGVVVRALDARFGRPEMVVAHEVAAVRALPRVSAEAAHFEVEDDEPVAGTSGSAPRAPADNAAASTVVSDSASYDVESKEILTHTSTSVAAGSPAQTLPARPLLKIVAVTVSGPLGSVNTYAMLDDGATDIADEFCYGNIQPSIIVGLDNWHLTIPRAVREGTRTEPVAINTALGWVLFAFGCSKTAPAETVNHAIVSEPAVADVSDRAVLEQLIREQYSLDSIGISKHEARSVDDDRAIQILERTARRLPNGHFEVGLLWKSDNLSVPDSRKLALSRLLSLEKKMARDFQYAERYRENIHDMFRKGYAELCTEEPSAKSPVWILPHFGVTNPNKPNKLRVVHDAAAKSHGVSLNSLLLTGPDLLQPLLGILLRFREGKIALTGDIREMFPQVKIRAEDRDAQRFLWRDSPKDPIMTYRMSSMIFGAASSPFTAIYIKNKNAVEWQERFPDAAQAIIADHYMDDCIVSLNCVDKAAKLAAEITNIHKHAGFEMRSWTSNIPSALRLLPKESLAEISVARNNVDVDLGRLTAPVRTLGLIWQPVSDKIGFNIGIKGERLLPNRLTKREVLAHVMRVFDPLGILAPVVITGRIMFQNAWRKGIDWDEELSQSDSAAWRLWFDDLIAISGLQIPRCYLLSELKIDKCELHLFCDASESAFAAVAYWRFVLENGEVKLALICSKVRVAPLKQISINRLELQGALIAARLASTICETHRFKPINRVFWCDSMTVLGWLRSEARLFKPFVSHRVAEIMEITDVKEWRWVPSQLNVADDATRIKRVSLSPESRWISGPEFLLSSEWPSEPSSPEYPGMEEESKRAARPDLVHLISDVERHEPVSADPKRFSSWVRLVRATAIAHKYLTLLRIRCLARKGLGVNNLVRLEGGLCSFVFQPSNQWQQFAAPRSVRESAAGLTATDLRLAELHILRQSQLNTFPDEMASLHSHPAQLMPRTSRLSKLSVTIGDDELMRLSGRIRAASQVRDEMKNPIVLDGKDLAVRLLVEHHHRRAAHGNTETVVNELRQDYHLLSLRSTVRNITYNCLFCRIRRAKQFQPVTGDLPEARLGHHRRPFTFTGLDYFGPIQVTVGRRREKRYVALYTCLVVRAVHLEIVDSLTTDSAIMSLRRFTARRGTPSELWSDNGTAFVGASRELRRLYDDATSQFAAAQRINWRFIPPAAPFMGGCWERLVKSVKTALKVTLTERAPTDEVLRTLLAEAEALVNSRPLTHVSVDPQSEESLTPMHFLLGSSSGRPLPVTSSETDLLSRTSWRKAVGLSEHFWRRWLKEYLPTLTPRRGRGEVPQIAVGDLVLIADGNSPRGSWPRGRITAVFPGPDGIIRVADVHSLGGVLRRPLRKLIKLPL encoded by the exons ATGGTCGTCACACGATCGGTGAAAGCGGGTAAGGATGGTAACGAAGGTAAGACCATTGCGGAGAGTGAGGCTGGGACGTCGACCGTGCCCTCAACCCCTCTTGTCGACCCGACAACCGCACCACAGGCGCCTTCACAATCCCGTCCCGTAAGTATGTCATCTCGCTCTTCATCCACGGTAGTGGCCAGGAGGTTAGCGGCTGAAGCGCAGCACGCGCGTCGCCTCGTCGAGCTAGAGACGCAACAAATACGCCGCCGCCGTGAGCGTGAGGCTGCTGAAGCGGCCGAGCTAGATGCACGCCGGCTGGCCGATCTGGAACGAGTGACCGCCGACCTAGAGTTAAAAGCGGAAATCGCCGCCATCGACGCAGACGCGAGTCGTCATAGCTCTAGAAGCAGCCATATTAATATAGACCAATGGCTCAATAAGTCTGAAGCTGCTTTTAACCATGAAGAAACATTAACGAACAATGATTTTTTCAGGGATCTGGAAGCTAAAGCCCCTCGCGCGCATGTCGCATCCCCTGTGCGGACAGTGACTGTGCGCCGCGACTGTGGTGCCGCGATAACGGCGGCTCCTATCGAGCGCCGCGACTGTGGTGTCGCGATGTCAGCGGTCATTCCTGAACGCCGCGACTATGGTGCTGCGATGACTGCGGCCCATCCCGAGCGGCCCGAGAGCGGAGAAGTTCCACAGTTGGTTAAGAGTCTGGGTGTTTTAGTTGACAGTGTAAATAAAGGCATCGGCCACGCAATCAATCGTGTTCCTTTACCCCGTTTCGATGGCAGGTTGCATTTAGATTGGCTTAGCTTGAAAAAAGCCTTTGAAAACACACAAGGCTCCTACACAGCCGCGAATAATCTGTCAAGACTGAATACCGCGCTAACGGGCGCGGCACGCGAGGCAGTCGCCGCGCTGCTTGTGTCTGCGCGCGACCCCGGCGTCGTGGTGCGCGCGCTCGACGCGCGCTTCGGCCGCCCCGAGATGGTGGTGGCGCACGAAGTAGCTGCGGTGCGCGCATTGCCGCGCGTGAGCGCTGAAG CTGCGCACTTTGAGGTGGAAGATGATGAGCCGGTAGCGGGAACTTCTGGCAGTGCACCGCGAGCTCCTGCTGACAACGCCGCAGCATCTACTGTTGTGAGTGACTCCGCTTCATACGATGTCGAATCAAAGGAGATTCTGACCCACACATCGACATCGGTTGCCGCGGGATCTCCAGCTCAGACGTTGCCTGCTCGCCCGCTATTGAAGATCGTAGCCGTAACCGTGTCCGGCCCGTTAGGTTCCGTGAATACGTACGCCATGTTAGACGACGGGGCCACAG ACATCGCGGATGAGTTTTGTTATGGAAACATACAGCCATCGATTATAGTCGGTCTCGATAACTGGCACCTCACTATTCCTAGGGCTGTACGCGAGGGCACTAGGACAGAACCAGTCGCGATTAATACCGCGTTAGGTTGGGTCCTATTCGCCTTTGGTTGCAGTAAAACCGCTCCTGCCGAAACTGTCAACCACGCTATAGTGAGCGAGCCCGCGGTCGCGGATGTCAGCGATCGCGCAGTTTTAGAGCAGTTGATTCGCGAGCAATATAGTTTAGACTCAATCGGCATTTCGAAACACGAAGCGCGCAGCGTTGATGATGATCGCGCTATCCAAATTCTCGAACGTACTGCGCGTCGCCTGCCTAACGGgcattttgaagtcggtttacttTGGAAGTCGGACAATTTATCTGTGCCTGATAGTCGCAAGCTTGCCTTATCTAGGCTTCTTAGTCTCGAGAAAAAGATGGCCCGTGATTTTCAGTATGCAGAGCGTTACCGTGAAAACATACACGACATGTTTCGGAAAGGTTATGCTGAACTGTGCACCGAAGAGCCTAGCGCCAAGTCGCCCGTTTGGATTTTGCCACATTTCGGCGTAACCAATCCAAACAAACCGAACAAATTAAGAGTCGTGCACGATGCTGCTGCTAAAAGTCACGGTGTTTCGCTAAATTCACTTCTATTAACCGGCCCAGATTTGTTACAGCCCCTGCTCGGAATCTTATTGCGTTTTAGAGAGGGAAAAATTGCCCTGACTGGTGATATTCGCGAGATGTTTCCTCAAGTTAAGATCCGAGCAGAGGATCGCGACGCTCAGAGGTTTTTGTGGCGCGACTCGCCCAAAGACCCTATCATGACATACCGTATGTCGTCTATGATTTTCGGTGCCGCTTCCAGCCCTTTCACTGCCATTTATATAAAAAACAAGAACGCAGTGGAATGGCAGGAGCGCTTTCCAGACGCAGCTCAAGCCATCATAGCTGACCACTATATGGATGACTGTATAGTTAGCTTAAATTGTGTTGACAAGGCCGCAAAACTTGCCGCCGAGATCACCAACATCCACAAGCATGCTGGCTTCGAGATGCGTTCTTGGACCTCAAACATTCCCTCTGCGCTGCGTCTGCTGCCCAAAGAGAGCTTGGCTGAAATCTCTGTAGCTAGAAATAACGTAGATGTTGACCTTGGACGCCTCACTGCCCCTGTACGCACACTGGGACTTATTTGGCAACCCGTTTCAGATAAGATTGGGTTTAATATCGGAATAAAGGGGGAACGTTTGTTGCCAAATAGGCTCACTAAGCGCGAAGTGTTAGCTCACGTCATGCGGGTTTTCGATCCACTCGGTATCCTGGCGCCAGTTGTGATTACGGGTCGCATCATGTTCCAAAATGCGTGGCGTAAGGGGATCGATTGGGACGAGGAGCTGTCGCAAAGTGACAGTGCAGCATGGAGACTCTGGTTCGACGATTTAATTGCAATTTCTGGTTTACAGATTCCACGCTGCTACTTACTTAGCGAATTAAAAATTGATAAGTGTGAGCTTCATTTGTTTTGTGACGCGAGCGAGTCGGCTTTCGCTGCGGTTGCATATTGGCGGTTCGTCTTAGAAAATGGTGAAGTGAAGCTGGCTCTTATATGCAGCAAAGTCCGCGTAGCTCCTTTAAAACAAATCTCCATAAATCGCTTAGAGCTCCAAGGAGCGTTGATCGCAGCCCGTCTCGCTTCTACGATTTGCGAAACACACAGATTCAAGCCTATAAATCGCGTATTCTGGTGCGATTCTATGACCGTTTTGGGGTGGCTTCGAAGCGAGGCGCGCTTATTTAAACCATTTGTTTCTCACAGAGTAGCCGAGATTATGGAAATAACCGACGTTAAAGAATGGCGATGGGTGCCAAGTCAACTCAACGTAGCCGATGATGCTACACGCATCAAGCGAGTGTcgttatctccagaatcgcgctgGATTTCGGGTCCTGAATTTTTGCTCTCTTCGGAGTGGCCCAGTGAGCCCAGTTCACCAGAATATCCAGGCATGGAAGAAGAGAGCAAACGTGCAGCGCGTCCTGATTTAGTTCATCTCATTAGTGACGTTGAAAGGCACGAGCCAGTCTCAGCCGATCCTAAACGGTTCAGTTCTTGGGTGAGGCTGGTACGCGCAACAGCCATAGCTCACAAGTATTTGACGTTACTTAGAATTCGTTGCCTAGCTAGAAAGGGGCTAGGTGTAAACAATTTAGTCCGCTTAGAGGGGGGCTTGTGTAGTTTTGTGTTTCAGCCATCCAACCAATGGCAACAGTTCGCTGCCCCGCGCTCTGTGCGGGAATCTGCCGCGGGCCTGACCGCCACAGATCTTCGCCTAGCCGAACTCCACATCCTGCGCCAGTCCCAGTTGAACACATTTCCTGACGAGATGGCCAGCCTACATAGCCATCCCGCACAGCTTATGCCACGCACCAGCCGTTTATCCAAGCTATCGGTGACCATCGGAGACGACGAACTTATGCGTTTGTCTGGCCGTATAAGGGCAGCGTCGCAAGTACGGGATGAGATGAAAAACCCCATCGTGCTTGATGGCAAAGATCTAGCTGTGCGCCTGCTTGTCGAGCACCACCATCGCAGGGCTGCCCACGGCAACACGGAGACCGTGGTGAACGAGCTGCGACAAGATTACCACCTATTGTCGCTAAGAAGTACCGTCCGCAATATCACCTATAACTGCTTATTTTGCCGAATACGCCGGGCCAAGCAGTTTCAACCCGTGACGGGAGACTTACCGGAAGCACGCCTTGGACACCACAGACGGCCGTTTACATTCACAGGGCTGGACTACTTCGGCCCAATACAAGTTACCGTTGGCCGAAGACGAGAAAAAAGATACGTCGCCCTGTACACCTGCCTCGTGGTACGCGCAGTCCACTTAGAAATCGTAGACAGTCTCACAACCGATTCTGCGATTATGAGCCTCCGCAGATTCACCGCTCGAAGAGGTACCCCATCCGAGCTGTGGTCGGACAATGGAACTGCTTTCGTGGGTGCCAGCCGGGAGCTTCGACGCTTATACGACGACGCTACGTCCCAGTTCGCTGCTGCGCAGAGAATCAACTGGCGTTTCATCCCACCGGCGGCGCCGTTTATGGGTGGCTGCTGGGAGAGGCTTGTGAAGAGCGTGAAAACTGCACTCAAGGTGACTCTCACTGAGCGAGCTCCAACTGACGAAGTGCTACGTACGCTCTTGGCTGAGGCGGAGGCCTTGGTAAATTCGCGGCCACTAACTCATGTTTCCGTCGACCCTCAGAGTGAGGAATCACTAACGCCCATGCATTTTCTGTTGGGTTCGTCTTCGGGACGCCCACTTCCAGTCACATCATCAGAAACGGACCTCCTATCACGAACCAGCTGGCGTAAGGCTGTCGGATTATCAGAGCATTTTTGGCGCCGCTGGTTAAAAGAATATCTCCCGACGTTAACACCCAGACGTGGTCGAGGTGAGGTTCCCCAAATAGCAGTCGGAGACTTGGTGCTCATTGCGGACGGTAATTCTCCAAGGGGTTCCTGGCCCCGTGGACGCATTACTGCTGTCTTCCCAGGCCCTGATGGCATCATAAGAGTTGCGGATGTGCACAGCCTTGGAGGTGTTTTGCGGCGGCCCCTGCGGAAGCTGATCAAGCTCCCCCTTTAA